CCTGCACTCCTTCGTAGCCGGGTGTTATGCTTAAGGCTTTCCAAACGGACGGCGTGTGGGTCGTGATGCCGTGCAGGACGCCTGAAACAGTAGTTGACAAGAGTTAAATGCGCTGCGGGACAATTGGCCTGTAGTATCTCGTGAGAGTCAGTTCTCCCCCCACCCAGGTGTACCCATGGTAGACGTAAGCCAACACGAACTCGTCCCGGAGCATACGGTCCTCGACGAGGCCGAGGTCGAGGACATGCTCGCGGACTACGACATCGACCGCACGGAGCTCCCCAAGATCAAACGCAAGGACCCCGCGCTCCCCGACGACGCCGAACCGGGGGACGTCCTGAAGATCGTCCGGGACTCGCGAACGACAGACACAGCCGTCGTGTACCGACTGGTGATCGAATAGATGAACGAGGTTGACCGACGCGAACTGTCGAAATCGTACTTCTCGAAGGAACGACTCGCCGAACACCACTACCGCTCGTTCAACTCCTTCCTCGAGCGCGGCATGCAGGACGTCGTCACCGAGAAGGAGAAAATCGAGACCGACATCGGCGACAAGGAAGAGGAAGAGCCGGTGTGGGTGGAACTCGGCGACGTCCGCATCGTCACGCCCCGCGTGCGCGAGGCGGATGGCTCCGAGGAACTCCTCTACCCGCAGGAAGCCCGCCTGCGGAACATCACGTACTCCGCGCCGGTGTTCATGGAGATGAGCATCGTGCGCGGCGGCGAAGAGGAAGAAGAGCGCGTCCTCGACACGACCGAGACGAAGGTGGGTCGGATGCCCATCATGGTCGGGTCGGACAAGTGTAACATCGCTGGGTTCAGCGACGAGGAACTCATCGAGATCGGCGAGGACCCCGCCGACCCCGGTGGCTACTTCATCATCAACGGCAGCGAGCGCGTGCTGATGACCAGCGAGGACCTCGCGCCGAACAAGATTCTCGCCGAGTACGACTCGAAGTACGGCGACGAGATTCAGGTCGCGAAGACGTTCAGTCAGCGCCGCGGCTACCGCGCGCTGGTGCTCGTCGAACGCAACCGCGAGGGGCTACTCGAGGTTTCGTTCCCCTCGGTCTCGGGTTCGATCAACTTCGTGACGCTGGTGCGCGCGCTCGGCCTCGAATCCGACGAGGAGATCGTCCACCGCGTCAGCGAGGACCCCGAGATCGTGAAGTTCATGCTGGAGAACTTAGAGGAGGCCGAGGTCCAGACCCAGGAGGAGGCCATCGAGAAACTCGGCCAGCGGGTCGCCTCCGGCCAGGGGAAGAACTACCAGTTGAAGCGCGCGAACTACGTCATCGACCGCTACCTCCTCCCGCACCTGCACGAGGAGGGCGTCGAGGACGAGGAGACGCGCATCAACAAGTCCTACTACCTCTGCCGGATGGCCGAGGCGTGTTTCGAACTCGCACTCGACCGCCGGGAGGCCGACGACAAGGACCACTACGCGAACAAGCGCCTGAAGGTCTCCGGCGACCTGATGAAAGACCTGTTCCGGACCGCGCTGAACAAACTCGCGCGGGACGTGAAGTACCAACTCGAGCGCGCGAACATGCGGAACCGCCAACTCACCGTGAGCACGGTGGTTCGGTCGGACGTGCTGACCGAGCGCCTCGAACACCCCATCGCGACGGGGAACTGGGTCGGTGGCCGGTCGGGCGTCAGCCAGCTCGTCGACCGCACCGACTTCATGGGGGTTCTCAGTCACCTTCGGCGACTGCGCAGCCCGCTCAGTCGCTCGCAACCCCACTTCGAGGCGCGTGACCTGCACGCGACCCAGTGGGGTCGCATCTGCCCGTCGGAGACGCCCGAGGGGCCGAACTGTGGGCTGGTGAAGAACTTCGCGCAAGCGATGGAACTCTCACAGAACGTCGACGACGAGCGCGAACTGAAACGCGAGCTGTCGTCGATGGGGGTAGAGGGTATCCCTGGAATCAACACGGAACCGACGTCTGCGGACGACTAACATGAGCACGGAACGCGAAGCCAAAGTATACGTCAACGGTAGCCTCGTCGGGACGCACGACGACCCCGAGGAGCTCGCAGCACAGATTCGGGAGGCGCGACGCCGCGGAGAGGTCTCCGAGATGGTGAACGTCTCCGTGAAGGAGCGCACCGGCGAAGTCATCGTGAACGCGGACGCGGGGCGCGCCCGCCGTCCGCTGCTCGTCGTGGAGGACGGCGAGACGCTCGTAACCGACGAGGAGATGGACGCCCTGGAGAACGGCGACATCGACTTCGAGGACCTCGTTCGCGCGGGGAAGGTGG
The nucleotide sequence above comes from Halobacterium litoreum. Encoded proteins:
- a CDS encoding DNA-directed RNA polymerase subunit H, giving the protein MVDVSQHELVPEHTVLDEAEVEDMLADYDIDRTELPKIKRKDPALPDDAEPGDVLKIVRDSRTTDTAVVYRLVIE
- a CDS encoding DNA-directed RNA polymerase subunit B'' produces the protein MNEVDRRELSKSYFSKERLAEHHYRSFNSFLERGMQDVVTEKEKIETDIGDKEEEEPVWVELGDVRIVTPRVREADGSEELLYPQEARLRNITYSAPVFMEMSIVRGGEEEEERVLDTTETKVGRMPIMVGSDKCNIAGFSDEELIEIGEDPADPGGYFIINGSERVLMTSEDLAPNKILAEYDSKYGDEIQVAKTFSQRRGYRALVLVERNREGLLEVSFPSVSGSINFVTLVRALGLESDEEIVHRVSEDPEIVKFMLENLEEAEVQTQEEAIEKLGQRVASGQGKNYQLKRANYVIDRYLLPHLHEEGVEDEETRINKSYYLCRMAEACFELALDRREADDKDHYANKRLKVSGDLMKDLFRTALNKLARDVKYQLERANMRNRQLTVSTVVRSDVLTERLEHPIATGNWVGGRSGVSQLVDRTDFMGVLSHLRRLRSPLSRSQPHFEARDLHATQWGRICPSETPEGPNCGLVKNFAQAMELSQNVDDERELKRELSSMGVEGIPGINTEPTSADD